The Thermodesulfovibrio sp. 3462-1 genome contains the following window.
TCTCTGAACTTGGATGCATTACACGATATGCAAGCTCTCCATCATTGGTAAGAATTAGTAAACCTTCAGAGTCATAGTCAAGCCTTCCAACTGGATAAACCTTGAATTTAATACCTTTTAAAAAATTTTTTATTGTTAGTCTTCCCTGTGGATCAATTAGTGAAGTTATTACTTTTCTCGGCTTGTAAAAGGCATAATAAACTTTTGGCTCAGGTCTTATGAGAAGTTTTCCATCAACCTTTATGTAGTCTTTTTCAGGATCTGCCTTCTGTCCAAGTTGAGCAATCTGACCATTTACAGTAACTCTTCCTTCTTTAATTAATTCTTCTGCTTTTCTTCTGGAGGCAATTCCAAAGTCAGAAAGAATTTTTTGCAATCGCTGCATCATAGACTAATCCATAATTTCAATATAAGCTCTCTGACGAAGTCCTCTTATCCAGAGCTTATATTCCTTTTTGAATTTTTCATCTT
Protein-coding sequences here:
- a CDS encoding pseudouridine synthase, encoding MMQRLQKILSDFGIASRRKAEELIKEGRVTVNGQIAQLGQKADPEKDYIKVDGKLLIRPEPKVYYAFYKPRKVITSLIDPQGRLTIKNFLKGIKFKVYPVGRLDYDSEGLLILTNDGELAYRVMHPSSEIEKTYLVKVDGIIEPETIEKLRKGIKIEGKLAIPVSVNFIKKLKANSWIKITLHEGRKRQIRKMLERVGHPVIRLIRISIDGIKLGELKPGEYRALTKEEIEELKKKAGLIKKAQK